A genomic segment from Pseudomonadota bacterium encodes:
- a CDS encoding efflux RND transporter periplasmic adaptor subunit yields MSQRKKFFTFFIPLLILGVGIVGMKYLVSHRRPPKKEVKTQPGALVETIIVHPEKRQINIFGTGTVQPRQAATIAPQVSGKVENVSPKLVVGGFFSTGELLFSIEEVDYQLAVQSATANLIKADVEVLKIKSLARVARQEWKRLQPDSEEEPNPLVLYEPQLQGSIAQQTAARAQLEQAKINLERTKIHAPFNCFIRSEKIDLGQYVKIGNPVVEISGTDNAEIIVPLPRGVFRWIDIPRGRQQQTGSPATVTFTDQQQTYEYHGRLVRVLGDVDPRGRMSRVVIAVDDPFHLRKKTDSYLPELEIGMFVNVNIHGQQLEQVISLPREALRDQETVWVAKQPWDSPLLKRKDSGTVPVLFKLQIKPVTVIHRQLKTVLISAGLNDGDRVVLTNLNGAANGMKLRPVTRENQS; encoded by the coding sequence ATGAGTCAACGAAAAAAGTTTTTCACCTTTTTCATCCCTTTACTCATCCTGGGAGTTGGAATAGTGGGGATGAAATACCTGGTCAGCCACCGGCGGCCCCCGAAAAAAGAAGTCAAAACCCAGCCGGGTGCCCTGGTTGAAACTATTATTGTTCATCCGGAAAAAAGGCAGATCAACATCTTCGGTACCGGAACCGTACAGCCACGCCAGGCGGCTACCATTGCCCCACAGGTGAGCGGCAAAGTGGAAAATGTAAGCCCCAAACTGGTGGTTGGCGGTTTTTTCTCCACCGGCGAGCTGCTGTTTTCCATCGAAGAGGTGGATTATCAACTGGCCGTGCAAAGTGCAACCGCCAACCTGATTAAAGCAGATGTGGAGGTACTGAAAATAAAAAGCCTGGCCAGGGTCGCCCGTCAGGAATGGAAAAGGCTGCAACCAGACAGCGAGGAAGAACCTAACCCGCTGGTCCTCTATGAACCCCAGCTACAGGGAAGCATCGCCCAGCAGACAGCGGCCCGGGCCCAGCTTGAACAGGCGAAAATCAACCTTGAACGGACAAAAATCCATGCCCCTTTTAATTGTTTTATCCGCAGCGAAAAAATTGATTTAGGACAGTATGTCAAAATCGGCAACCCGGTAGTTGAAATAAGTGGAACCGACAACGCTGAGATTATTGTGCCCCTGCCCCGGGGGGTTTTTCGCTGGATTGACATACCCCGGGGCCGGCAACAGCAGACAGGGTCTCCCGCAACCGTGACTTTTACAGACCAGCAGCAGACCTATGAATATCACGGACGGCTGGTTCGGGTTCTTGGTGATGTTGATCCCCGCGGCCGGATGTCCAGGGTGGTAATAGCCGTTGACGATCCTTTCCACCTGCGGAAGAAAACCGATAGCTACCTGCCGGAGCTTGAAATCGGCATGTTTGTTAATGTCAACATTCATGGACAGCAACTGGAGCAGGTTATTTCCCTGCCCCGCGAGGCCCTGAGAGATCAGGAAACCGTCTGGGTCGCAAAACAACCCTGGGACAGCCCCCTTTTAAAACGCAAAGACTCGGGGACAGTCCCGGTTTTGTTTAAATTACAGATCAAACCGGTAACGGTAATCCACCGGCAGCTGAAAACCGTCCTGATCAGCGCCGGGCTCAATGACGGCGACCGGGTAGTGCTGACCAACCTCAACGGAGCGGCAAACGGGATGAAACTCAGGCCGGTAACCCGGGAAAATCAGTCATGA
- a CDS encoding efflux transporter outer membrane subunit — MTRQWLTGKIIFCGTLLALATGCGLFQPARQQLTTVPAAFKHKSTGTTGIGTTEPWWQALNDPRLNRLIETAFKQNLDLDQAFARLRQSQALVKIQASAQRPYLNFEGQAHRDHQPGILEDSTENNYRLSLAAGFEIDLWQKLAKRRQAGSLEATAGKEEIKILYLSLSCQVADLYYLIIEKQALLALTEETIKSFSDTLDRVEFRYRQGLVPALDVYQSRQNLASARARRPGDEANLLTTRQALAVLMGQFNIEKQQTFAVSLPDNPAMFNTGVPATLLQQRPDIKSAWLRLQAGDAKLAAAIADRFPTIRLTGNIGWSQTAFGTTPVIGTFWQLLAGFTQPLIDGGRRRAEVERNRAVVQELFAGYQQKVIVAVGEVEDALISNKTIAEQIKHLKDEEFATRQALRLATDRYLQGLTDYLPVLTAQQFHFAARRRLLESRQQLMANRISLVRAVGGQWMTETFRNRRSKSMKQGTSS, encoded by the coding sequence ATGACCAGGCAATGGCTGACCGGAAAGATTATTTTCTGCGGCACTCTCCTTGCCCTGGCAACCGGCTGCGGCCTGTTTCAACCTGCCAGGCAACAGCTGACAACCGTCCCCGCGGCCTTCAAGCATAAATCTACCGGCACCACCGGAATTGGCACCACTGAGCCCTGGTGGCAGGCACTGAACGATCCCCGGCTGAACCGGCTGATAGAAACCGCCTTCAAACAGAATCTTGACCTGGATCAGGCCTTCGCCCGTCTCCGGCAATCACAGGCATTGGTAAAAATCCAGGCCTCGGCCCAAAGGCCCTATCTCAATTTTGAAGGGCAGGCACATCGCGATCACCAGCCGGGAATCCTTGAAGACAGCACCGAAAACAATTACCGACTTTCCCTGGCGGCCGGTTTTGAAATTGACCTCTGGCAAAAACTGGCTAAACGACGTCAGGCAGGCAGCTTGGAAGCCACAGCCGGCAAGGAAGAAATTAAAATCCTCTACCTGAGTCTTTCCTGTCAGGTAGCAGATCTTTACTACCTGATTATCGAAAAACAGGCATTGCTTGCCCTGACCGAGGAAACCATCAAATCATTCTCCGACACTCTGGATCGGGTTGAGTTTCGCTACCGCCAGGGTTTGGTACCAGCCCTTGATGTTTATCAATCGAGGCAAAATCTGGCATCCGCCCGGGCCAGACGGCCAGGCGATGAAGCAAACCTGCTGACTACCAGACAGGCCCTGGCAGTTCTAATGGGCCAATTCAACATCGAAAAACAGCAAACTTTCGCGGTTTCCCTGCCGGATAATCCGGCCATGTTCAATACCGGCGTTCCGGCAACCCTGCTGCAGCAGCGCCCCGACATCAAGAGCGCCTGGCTGCGGCTGCAGGCCGGCGACGCGAAACTGGCGGCCGCAATTGCCGATCGTTTCCCCACCATCAGGTTAACCGGCAATATCGGCTGGTCACAAACTGCCTTCGGCACCACGCCGGTGATCGGCACTTTCTGGCAATTGCTGGCCGGCTTCACCCAACCGCTGATTGATGGTGGCCGGCGGCGGGCGGAAGTTGAAAGAAACCGGGCGGTGGTGCAGGAATTATTTGCCGGCTATCAGCAGAAAGTTATCGTGGCGGTGGGAGAAGTTGAGGATGCCCTGATCAGCAATAAAACGATTGCCGAACAGATTAAACACCTGAAAGATGAAGAATTTGCCACTAGGCAGGCACTACGCCTGGCAACAGATAGATACCTGCAGGGCCTTACGGATTATCTACCGGTATTAACCGCCCAGCAATTTCATTTTGCCGCCCGACGGCGGCTGCTGGAATCCCGGCAACAGCTGATGGCCAACCGCATAAGCCTGGTACGGGCGGTTGGCGGGCAGTGGATGACTGAAACATTCAGGAACCGCCGGTCAAAATCCATGAAACAAGGAACCTCCTCATGA
- a CDS encoding TetR/AcrR family transcriptional regulator, with the protein MAEKNTKQSILDAAERLFALHGYHHTSLRKITGEAGVNLAAVNYHFGSKEALLKAIFERHLIPLNKIRQDNIKAVRELAQREKKPLRAADIIRAFIEPTLKYRDSKNGSNYFIALVGRAMTEPDDTVRNLFLHHIKPLGFLLFETLKEALPDLNPETLYWRLQFTVGTISHIMRTTGRLEMVPDNITLNQDADSLIDQLLPFLTAGLEAP; encoded by the coding sequence ATGGCTGAAAAAAACACCAAACAGAGCATCCTGGACGCGGCTGAAAGACTTTTTGCTCTCCACGGCTACCACCATACCTCACTGCGGAAAATAACCGGGGAAGCCGGAGTCAACCTGGCTGCGGTCAATTATCATTTTGGTTCCAAAGAAGCGCTGCTGAAAGCAATATTTGAACGCCACTTGATCCCCCTCAACAAAATCAGACAGGACAATATCAAAGCAGTTCGTGAGCTGGCCCAGCGGGAGAAAAAGCCGCTGCGGGCAGCCGATATTATCAGAGCGTTCATTGAACCCACCCTGAAATACCGGGACAGCAAAAACGGCAGCAATTATTTTATCGCCCTGGTGGGACGGGCAATGACGGAACCGGACGATACAGTCAGAAACCTTTTTCTTCACCATATCAAACCACTGGGATTTCTGCTGTTTGAAACCCTGAAGGAAGCCCTGCCGGACCTTAATCCTGAAACCCTCTACTGGCGGCTGCAATTTACCGTCGGGACCATCAGCCACATCATGCGGACAACAGGAAGACTGGAGATGGTTCCCGACAATATCACCCTAAACCAGGATGCCGACTCCCTTATCGACCAACTGCTCCCTTTCCTGACCGCCGGGCTGGAGGCACCATGA
- a CDS encoding YMGG-like glycine zipper-containing protein: MQKIQLFIRILVAAFLLAGLVSCASTPGYYNTQRGAAIGAGIGALAGQAIGRDTEGTLLGAGIGTVAGAILGNAVDQDQQMNRETIYHDRRTENYGYRRNRSYNDYDQHGYDDNDGTYVETIPGPVDQHTNCRKVTRRVWDKGVLVSEKVEEVCEGEKYSRDY, encoded by the coding sequence ATGCAGAAAATACAATTATTTATACGGATTTTGGTGGCGGCATTTTTACTGGCTGGCCTGGTATCCTGTGCTTCTACACCCGGCTACTACAATACCCAGAGGGGCGCGGCCATTGGTGCTGGAATTGGTGCCCTTGCCGGGCAGGCGATTGGCAGAGATACCGAAGGGACTTTGCTCGGTGCCGGTATAGGCACGGTGGCCGGGGCCATTCTTGGCAACGCGGTTGATCAGGATCAGCAGATGAATCGGGAAACTATATATCATGACCGACGGACTGAGAACTACGGTTATCGACGTAATAGATCGTACAATGATTATGACCAGCATGGTTACGATGATAATGATGGGACGTATGTGGAAACCATTCCCGGACCCGTGGACCAGCATACCAACTGCCGCAAGGTAACCAGGCGGGTATGGGATAAAGGGGTTCTGGTGAGTGAAAAAGTGGAAGAAGTGTGCGAAGGGGAAAAATACAGTCGTGATTATTAA
- a CDS encoding DNA-binding protein: MSESHAGTSPRTITYFLKLGRQSGLRTFLGFSGTGMESELKMKVSLYVKIGLVLMVFMLAPLSAGAFPSNKAAQGQSTQQLNAPIHGKIVETMDSGGYTYVLLDTGSEKLWVATPLMKVSVGQVVDLSQGIEMAGFASNTLKRTFDRIIFSSGKAVASESGMAKVGMKKKCAPGNCPMPSDKDVMKIPHGGAPSLEKAAVVAVEKASGDNAFTISELYARKDKLDAKKVRVRGKVVKVSQNIMKRNWIHLQDGTGDATKGTYDLTITSENAPKVGEVVVAEGILHQNKDFGAGYRYEVILEETTFQ, encoded by the coding sequence ATGAGTGAGAGCCATGCCGGTACATCCCCAAGAACAATTACTTATTTTTTGAAGTTGGGCCGCCAAAGCGGACTGAGAACGTTTTTAGGATTTTCAGGAACAGGTATGGAAAGTGAGTTGAAAATGAAAGTATCTTTATATGTCAAAATAGGCTTGGTTTTGATGGTCTTCATGCTGGCGCCTTTGTCAGCCGGGGCCTTTCCTTCAAACAAGGCGGCCCAGGGGCAGTCCACGCAGCAGCTGAACGCACCAATTCACGGGAAAATAGTGGAAACCATGGATAGTGGTGGCTATACGTACGTGCTTCTGGATACCGGCAGTGAAAAACTTTGGGTGGCAACTCCGCTGATGAAGGTTTCAGTGGGACAGGTAGTGGATTTGTCTCAGGGGATTGAAATGGCCGGTTTTGCCAGTAATACTCTGAAGCGGACCTTTGACCGGATTATTTTCTCATCCGGTAAGGCTGTCGCTTCCGAGTCCGGGATGGCCAAAGTCGGGATGAAGAAAAAGTGTGCTCCGGGAAACTGCCCCATGCCGTCTGACAAAGATGTAATGAAGATTCCCCATGGTGGGGCGCCGTCCCTGGAAAAGGCAGCAGTGGTTGCCGTCGAAAAGGCCAGTGGCGACAATGCTTTTACTATCAGTGAATTATACGCCCGGAAAGACAAGCTTGACGCAAAAAAGGTGCGGGTCCGGGGGAAAGTAGTGAAGGTCTCCCAAAATATCATGAAAAGAAACTGGATTCACCTGCAGGATGGTACCGGTGATGCCACCAAGGGTACATATGATCTGACAATAACCTCGGAAAATGCACCGAAAGTAGGTGAGGTGGTGGTAGCCGAAGGAATATTGCACCAGAATAAAGATTTTGGTGCTGGCTACCGCTATGAGGTGATTTTAGAAGAAACGACTTTTCAGTAA
- a CDS encoding type II toxin-antitoxin system HipA family toxin → MNNLIVYLNAERVGTLEQDDSGLMRFSYNQAWLEKPGAMPLSRSLPLQSEVFSGKKARPFFAGILPEERPREIIAEIFGISDTNDFAMLERIGGDCAGAVSLLPEGIAPTDPKNAQYRELSEPELRQLVAELPRRPLMVGRDGLRLSLAGAQDKLPVIVHNNRICLPLGGTPSTHILKPEPDRFPGLAANEIFCMTLAQAVGLNTSNTEYCPIGKKSCILVRRYDRATDEDGSTTRLHQEDFCQALGFPPERKYQAEGGPMLNDCISLLRDWSTAPVLDIPSFINGLIFNVLIGNADAHGKNYSFLYSGGERRLSPYYDLVSTLAWPDLSKNLAMKIGGCESVNAFMIGDWKNMAKKAGLGWPMVRERMAESCHSVLNKLGEVQTQTREYSDSMVTLLYETIGDRVARMLEALSKQDH, encoded by the coding sequence ATGAATAACCTGATCGTTTATCTGAATGCCGAGAGAGTCGGAACTCTCGAACAAGACGATAGTGGTTTGATGCGATTCTCCTACAATCAGGCATGGTTGGAAAAGCCGGGCGCCATGCCCCTCTCTCGTTCACTGCCTCTCCAAAGTGAGGTGTTCTCGGGGAAAAAGGCCAGGCCTTTCTTTGCAGGTATACTGCCTGAAGAGCGACCACGAGAAATCATAGCAGAGATTTTTGGGATCAGCGACACCAATGACTTTGCAATGCTAGAGAGGATAGGAGGGGATTGCGCTGGCGCTGTCAGCCTGCTTCCTGAAGGCATTGCTCCGACAGATCCGAAAAATGCCCAGTATCGCGAACTGAGCGAACCGGAGTTGCGACAACTCGTAGCCGAGTTACCCCGTCGTCCCTTAATGGTTGGCAGAGATGGACTGCGACTCTCACTCGCCGGAGCACAGGACAAATTGCCCGTTATCGTTCATAACAACAGAATATGTCTCCCTCTTGGCGGTACTCCCAGCACCCACATACTGAAACCAGAACCAGATCGTTTTCCGGGCCTGGCCGCCAACGAGATTTTCTGTATGACTCTAGCGCAGGCAGTTGGCTTGAACACGTCCAATACAGAATATTGTCCGATTGGAAAGAAATCGTGCATTCTAGTTCGAAGATATGACCGTGCGACTGATGAAGATGGCAGTACGACCCGACTCCACCAAGAGGACTTCTGCCAGGCATTGGGATTTCCGCCGGAGCGAAAGTACCAGGCAGAGGGCGGCCCGATGCTTAACGACTGTATTTCGCTGCTTCGGGACTGGTCCACTGCACCAGTTCTTGATATTCCCAGCTTTATCAACGGCCTGATTTTCAATGTGTTGATCGGCAATGCCGATGCTCACGGCAAGAACTACTCGTTTTTGTATTCTGGTGGCGAACGACGACTATCTCCCTATTATGATCTTGTCTCTACTCTTGCATGGCCTGACCTTTCCAAAAATCTCGCGATGAAAATTGGTGGCTGCGAATCAGTCAACGCATTCATGATTGGTGACTGGAAGAATATGGCAAAGAAGGCTGGTCTTGGTTGGCCGATGGTGCGAGAACGAATGGCTGAAAGCTGTCATAGTGTTTTGAACAAGCTTGGCGAGGTCCAGACACAAACCAGAGAATACAGTGATTCCATGGTCACACTACTTTATGAAACCATAGGAGATCGCGTGGCCAGAATGCTTGAAGCGCTTTCCAAGCAAGATCACTAG
- a CDS encoding helix-turn-helix transcriptional regulator yields MNTPKNPEQLGAAIHARRRQLKVTQKDLAMTCGTGLRFIIDLEKGKPTCQIGKILQVLHALGLKLQITIPSDDTGQCEKP; encoded by the coding sequence ATGAATACTCCTAAGAATCCAGAGCAGCTTGGCGCCGCTATTCACGCAAGACGCAGACAGTTAAAGGTTACCCAGAAGGATCTGGCAATGACCTGTGGTACGGGTCTGCGCTTCATTATTGATCTTGAGAAGGGCAAGCCAACCTGCCAAATCGGAAAGATCCTACAGGTTCTCCATGCCCTGGGGCTCAAACTCCAGATCACTATCCCTAGTGATGACACTGGACAATGCGAAAAGCCATGA
- a CDS encoding M48 family metalloprotease, with amino-acid sequence MYHSFIIYIVIILVYSTQVPPESPSFTIGQTLILQAALYLLFTLIIRIRFSAIIRRFQNHKMTAEQLPLSYDRSITQLNILAVAAYILTVYMVNIKSVIATLPLASASSALNNLIAFGLFLIYQLIIWEHAHKVFSKLLTFEKKRSTYCFRKLFFALGIIAPWLAIMGITDLIQLLAPELFRHLLQSPAIDIAFFAFFLLILSAIAPPLMVKLWGCRPLPPSALRTSLADFCHREGVKYKEIMLWPSVEGRMVTAAVVGPYFFSRYLLITPGLIEILNPEEINAVIAHEIGHVKRHHLLVFLLFFLSIFLLNYAFFELLVSWLLTTILIQHLLLSSPHQQANIISLASTIPLLLIYLLYFRFVFGYFLRNFEREADLYVFSALGTAEPLISAFKKLAWLIGDYGQRANWHHYNIPQRIDYLRKCIGNPALIRRHRHKVKAALLVFILCVSSLVLLGSRLNTANLQQSLNNRFLIKVMENYCREHPNDVNALISLGSLYFEEQQLKSARNYFESALALDRKRPELLNNFAWLLLTAADPQIQNIERGFQLAKEAAAIKPAPHILDTLAEGYWRRGFPCVALDLEQKVLAAKPKQLEIYQRQAEKFARDCH; translated from the coding sequence ATGTATCATTCTTTTATCATCTATATTGTCATTATCCTGGTGTACAGCACCCAGGTACCGCCGGAAAGTCCCAGCTTTACCATCGGCCAGACCCTCATCCTGCAAGCCGCCCTCTACCTCCTGTTCACCCTGATAATCAGGATCAGATTTTCAGCGATTATCCGCCGATTTCAAAACCATAAAATGACGGCTGAACAACTTCCCCTATCCTACGACCGCAGCATTACCCAACTCAATATTCTGGCGGTGGCCGCCTATATCCTGACCGTCTACATGGTCAATATCAAATCAGTAATTGCCACCCTTCCCCTGGCTTCAGCCAGCTCGGCATTGAACAATCTCATCGCTTTTGGTCTTTTCCTTATCTATCAGCTCATCATCTGGGAACACGCCCACAAGGTTTTCAGCAAACTGCTGACCTTTGAAAAAAAACGCTCGACCTACTGCTTCCGGAAACTGTTTTTCGCTCTCGGCATCATCGCCCCCTGGCTGGCAATCATGGGGATTACTGATCTTATCCAGCTTTTAGCCCCGGAGCTTTTTCGGCATCTCCTGCAGTCACCAGCCATAGATATTGCCTTCTTTGCTTTTTTTCTTCTTATTCTCTCGGCCATCGCCCCGCCGCTGATGGTCAAGTTGTGGGGCTGCCGCCCCCTGCCACCGTCGGCACTGCGAACATCATTAGCCGATTTTTGCCACCGGGAGGGAGTCAAATACAAAGAAATTATGCTTTGGCCTTCGGTTGAGGGAAGGATGGTAACTGCCGCGGTCGTCGGCCCTTATTTTTTCAGCCGCTACCTGCTGATTACCCCTGGGCTGATAGAAATCCTCAACCCGGAAGAAATCAACGCCGTCATTGCCCATGAAATCGGTCATGTCAAGAGACATCACCTGCTGGTATTTCTGCTTTTTTTCCTCAGCATTTTTCTGCTTAACTATGCTTTTTTTGAGCTCCTGGTCAGCTGGCTGCTGACCACAATTCTGATACAACATCTACTTTTATCTTCGCCCCACCAGCAGGCGAATATTATTTCGCTGGCATCCACGATTCCGCTGCTGCTGATTTACCTGCTGTATTTCCGCTTTGTTTTTGGCTATTTCCTCAGAAACTTTGAACGGGAAGCCGATCTTTATGTTTTCTCCGCCCTGGGCACAGCTGAACCCTTGATCAGCGCTTTCAAAAAACTTGCCTGGCTGATTGGCGATTACGGCCAGCGGGCAAACTGGCATCATTATAACATTCCCCAGCGAATCGATTATTTACGTAAATGCATTGGAAATCCAGCCCTTATCAGGCGGCACCGGCACAAGGTAAAAGCGGCATTGCTGGTTTTCATCCTCTGCGTCTCCTCTCTCGTCCTGCTGGGATCCCGGTTAAACACCGCAAATTTACAGCAATCACTGAACAATCGTTTTCTGATTAAAGTGATGGAGAACTACTGCCGGGAACATCCCAATGATGTCAATGCCTTAATCAGCCTGGGATCACTCTATTTCGAAGAGCAACAGTTAAAGTCGGCCCGGAATTATTTTGAATCCGCCCTGGCACTGGACCGCAAGCGCCCGGAGCTGTTGAATAATTTCGCCTGGCTGCTGCTGACTGCTGCTGATCCGCAAATCCAGAATATTGAGCGTGGTTTCCAGCTGGCAAAAGAGGCTGCGGCCATCAAGCCGGCACCCCATATCCTCGACACCCTGGCAGAAGGTTACTGGCGCCGGGGATTTCCCTGTGTTGCCCTGGACCTGGAGCAAAAAGTCCTGGCAGCAAAACCAAAGCAACTGGAGATCTACCAGCGGCAGGCGGAAAAATTCGCCCGGGACTGCCATTAA
- a CDS encoding zinc-ribbon domain-containing protein encodes MKVICEYCQARCRIDEAKIPAAGAHVRCPSCHKVFFLNPEDDRIQEQEQTAEATLLPDESETELQAEKPPASEVMADKPAVQAKPRPATKSTTIRLQRFITSRPLVISLAVTVLIEIILLILWGAGQQPAIQSKSSPLSIPTISIQIKNQLIQEITSHSLVGNAAINQQGHELSLTLLVDQSTPPAYALKLGRQFVENLKRLTGTRKPDKNLTDFPTYQFHLFVYYPNGREVTDKLSNTGDIRDN; translated from the coding sequence ATGAAAGTAATCTGCGAATACTGTCAGGCCAGATGCCGGATAGATGAAGCAAAAATTCCGGCAGCCGGTGCCCATGTCCGCTGTCCATCCTGCCATAAAGTTTTCTTCCTGAACCCTGAAGATGACAGGATTCAGGAACAGGAACAAACAGCAGAAGCCACATTACTTCCAGACGAAAGTGAAACTGAACTCCAAGCTGAAAAGCCACCGGCATCTGAAGTTATGGCGGACAAACCGGCAGTTCAAGCCAAACCCAGACCAGCAACCAAAAGCACGACAATCAGGTTGCAAAGATTCATCACTTCCCGACCACTGGTCATAAGCTTAGCGGTTACAGTCCTGATCGAAATCATCCTCCTGATTCTCTGGGGGGCCGGCCAGCAGCCGGCTATTCAATCAAAAAGCTCACCACTCAGCATCCCGACTATTTCTATCCAGATTAAAAACCAACTTATTCAGGAAATAACTTCCCACTCCCTGGTGGGTAATGCAGCCATCAATCAACAGGGACATGAGTTGTCTCTGACCCTGCTGGTTGACCAGTCCACACCGCCGGCCTATGCGCTGAAACTGGGCAGGCAGTTTGTTGAAAATTTAAAAAGGCTGACCGGCACCAGAAAGCCTGACAAAAACCTCACAGATTTCCCAACCTACCAGTTTCACCTGTTCGTCTATTATCCCAATGGCAGGGAAGTCACCGATAAGCTTTCAAATACCGGCGATATCAGGGATAACTAG
- a CDS encoding MATE family efflux transporter has product MTTFNRIDEFSRHPRKALFKLALPTITAMVVQTTYNMVDMVFVGRLGTASLAALTFSFPLYFILVSVNSGMGVGLNSLISRQLGAGEKAEAENSAMHGLGIALASALGLFLLFLCMSRPILQLLGAKEQVLELAVSYMNIIAAGSFFMFSSYAIHSTFTAQGDTLTPMKVQISGLLLNIILDPLFIFILKKGVSGAAIATIISQGCGLLLFTWYLRKKSTLQLSLKRFSSRLATVREIFKVGIPASLTMLLMAFYIMFLNRFMAHFGTEYVAAFGMASRLESAVVMPLVASAIALLTLTGMFHGAKQFPLLIKTFHFALKVNIIYALGMGILFFIFPTRFLGIFTSRADLLSIGAAYMRIEVFTFPLMAINITANRAMQGMGLGLPGITMNFIRIFVVAIPLAYVFVYLLNFGYLSIAIAMVCGGIAANLTALTWLRSIFGKLNQKEVEKEEQMLKFFKNILTQNSRGEHDTAAVEDELQLATCMLLLEVAHTDGIIQPQEELQIQTVIRKRFSLSEADSDKLIERARKDQAESVDLYPVTSMINRHWPTEEKFRLLENIWQIVYADGILDQHEDHLMHKLGTMLQLSHRQLIEAKLEAKKSIT; this is encoded by the coding sequence ATGACAACCTTCAACCGCATCGACGAATTCAGCCGGCATCCGAGAAAGGCCCTCTTCAAACTGGCGCTGCCCACCATTACCGCCATGGTGGTGCAAACCACTTATAATATGGTCGATATGGTATTTGTCGGCCGCCTGGGAACTGCATCACTGGCGGCGCTGACTTTTTCCTTTCCGCTCTATTTTATTCTGGTTTCGGTGAATAGCGGCATGGGAGTGGGATTGAATTCGCTCATTTCCCGACAATTGGGTGCCGGGGAAAAGGCGGAAGCGGAAAACAGTGCCATGCACGGGCTGGGCATTGCCCTGGCCTCCGCCCTGGGGCTGTTTCTCCTTTTCCTCTGCATGTCTCGCCCGATTTTGCAGTTACTGGGGGCAAAGGAACAAGTACTCGAGCTTGCGGTCAGCTACATGAATATTATTGCAGCCGGCAGTTTTTTCATGTTTTCTTCCTACGCCATTCACAGCACTTTTACCGCCCAGGGTGATACCCTTACCCCGATGAAAGTGCAGATCAGCGGCCTGCTGCTGAATATCATTCTTGATCCACTGTTTATTTTTATCCTCAAAAAGGGGGTTTCCGGAGCAGCCATAGCCACCATTATTTCCCAGGGATGCGGCCTGCTGCTTTTCACCTGGTATCTGCGAAAAAAATCGACATTACAACTTTCCCTTAAACGTTTCTCCAGCCGGTTGGCTACCGTAAGAGAAATTTTCAAGGTCGGCATTCCCGCCAGCCTGACCATGCTGCTGATGGCATTTTACATCATGTTTCTCAACCGCTTCATGGCCCATTTCGGCACCGAATATGTGGCGGCTTTCGGCATGGCATCCCGTCTCGAAAGCGCCGTGGTCATGCCCCTGGTCGCTTCCGCCATTGCCCTGTTGACCCTGACCGGCATGTTTCACGGGGCAAAACAATTCCCCCTGTTGATTAAAACCTTTCATTTTGCCCTGAAAGTAAATATTATCTACGCCTTGGGCATGGGAATACTTTTTTTTATTTTCCCAACCAGATTCCTGGGCATCTTCACCTCCCGGGCGGATCTTTTGAGCATCGGAGCCGCCTATATGAGGATTGAGGTTTTCACTTTCCCCCTGATGGCAATCAATATCACCGCCAATCGAGCCATGCAGGGGATGGGATTAGGGCTGCCCGGAATTACCATGAATTTTATCAGAATTTTTGTAGTTGCTATTCCCCTGGCATATGTGTTTGTTTACCTGTTAAATTTTGGTTACCTTTCCATTGCGATAGCCATGGTTTGTGGTGGCATTGCCGCCAATCTGACCGCTTTGACCTGGTTACGCTCAATCTTTGGTAAATTAAATCAGAAAGAAGTCGAAAAAGAGGAACAAATGCTTAAATTTTTCAAAAACATCCTGACTCAAAATAGCCGGGGAGAACACGATACAGCGGCGGTAGAAGATGAGCTGCAACTGGCAACCTGCATGCTGCTGTTGGAAGTCGCCCATACTGATGGAATAATTCAGCCCCAGGAGGAACTGCAAATTCAAACCGTCATCCGAAAACGGTTTTCCCTGTCCGAAGCTGACAGTGATAAACTGATTGAACGAGCCCGAAAAGACCAGGCTGAAAGTGTCGATCTCTACCCGGTAACATCAATGATCAACAGGCATTGGCCAACGGAAGAAAAGTTCCGTTTACTGGAAAACATCTGGCAGATCGTCTATGCCGACGGCATTCTGGATCAACATGAAGATCACCTGATGCACAAGCTGGGTACTATGCTGCAGCTTTCACACCGGCAGTTGATTGAAGCCAAGCTTGAAGCCAAAAAATCCATCACCTAA